In the genome of Fulvivirga maritima, one region contains:
- a CDS encoding bifunctional helix-turn-helix transcriptional regulator/GNAT family N-acetyltransferase — translation MEFFNEVGKMAIGSRLRLLTEKITTDAAEVYQLYGIDLQPKWFPVFYILSKGEAKSITGISKEIGHSHPSVSKIVREMCKAGLIKEEKDESDGRRNVVSLSKKAIEINEKLKSQLEDVNNAVEDIMSQTQNNLWHAIEEWEYLLGQKPLLRRVLEQKKLRESKEVEVVDYQPKYREAFKALNEEWISRYFRLETQDIKSLEDPEGYIIANGGAILVALYKGEPLGVCALVKMNDDTYEYELAKMAVSPKAQGKGLGFILGNAIKERAKSLGSSNLYLESNTTLKAAISLYEKLGFKKVAGRNTPYERANIQMAMEL, via the coding sequence ATGGAGTTTTTTAATGAAGTCGGAAAAATGGCTATTGGTAGTAGGTTAAGATTATTAACCGAGAAAATTACTACTGATGCGGCTGAAGTGTATCAGTTGTATGGTATAGACTTACAGCCTAAGTGGTTTCCTGTTTTTTATATCCTTTCTAAGGGAGAGGCCAAATCTATTACCGGTATTTCTAAGGAAATAGGGCATTCGCACCCTTCAGTAAGTAAAATAGTAAGAGAAATGTGCAAGGCAGGGCTTATAAAGGAAGAAAAGGACGAATCTGATGGACGTAGAAATGTGGTTTCTCTTTCAAAAAAGGCTATTGAGATTAATGAAAAGCTTAAAAGTCAGTTAGAAGATGTAAATAATGCTGTAGAAGATATCATGTCTCAAACTCAGAACAACTTGTGGCATGCTATTGAGGAATGGGAATATTTGCTGGGGCAGAAGCCTTTGTTAAGGCGAGTTCTGGAGCAAAAGAAGTTACGAGAAAGTAAAGAAGTGGAGGTTGTAGATTATCAGCCTAAGTACAGAGAAGCATTCAAGGCATTAAATGAAGAATGGATTTCTCGATATTTCAGATTAGAAACACAAGATATTAAAAGCCTGGAAGATCCGGAGGGCTATATAATTGCCAATGGAGGTGCTATTTTAGTAGCGCTGTATAAAGGAGAGCCTCTTGGCGTATGTGCACTGGTGAAGATGAATGACGATACTTATGAGTACGAATTAGCAAAAATGGCGGTGTCTCCAAAAGCTCAAGGCAAAGGACTTGGGTTTATTTTGGGTAACGCCATTAAAGAAAGGGCTAAGTCGCTCGGAAGCTCTAATTTGTATCTGGAAAGTAATACCACTTTAAAAGCGGCCATTTCTTTATATGAAAAGCTTGGCTTTAAAAAAGTAGCTGGTCGTAATACTCCGTACGAACGAGCTAACATTCAAATGGCTATGGAGCTGTAA